The Cucurbita pepo subsp. pepo cultivar mu-cu-16 chromosome LG15, ASM280686v2, whole genome shotgun sequence genome contains the following window.
agtgttcgacactgggcggtgtgccagcgaggacgctgagccccgaaggggggtggattgtgacatcccacatcgattgaagaaagaaatgagtgtcagcgaggatgctgggccccgaaggggggtgaattgtgagatcccacatcggttggggaggagaatgaaaaaccttgaggggaagcccgaaagggaaagcccaaagaggacaatatttgctagcggtggacttgggccgtcACACGCAAGATCGGTAGATGGTTTCTGGACTTTTTCTTTAACAGTTACTTATTCTGTGATCTTcattatttatctatttctATGCTGGGGTGGACGGTTCTGTTCAATGTTAACCTTTGAAGGCCCTTTTGTGTTATTTTCTTTGCTGTGAATATTTCACTTGGATATTTCATGAAGAATATTATCTCCTGAGCTTTAGCTTTACTTGATGGGTATCTTCAAGTTGTAACAACTTTTTTGccctttgttttatttattatgtgtAATCTACTGTTGTTAGGCCGTCTCTGGACAAGCATTGCAAAGTTCTCCTTTTCGTGATCTACGGTCAAGTGCACACTTGTACAGTACCAAAAGAGGTTTTGTTTCTGGTTCTCATCATATTGGCCTAATTAATCACTGCTGAAGCTGAACTTAAGCAGTTTGTATATGATCCACATGACATATACTTGGTGCTATGGATTTTTCTTTGCTTAAAATTCTTTTCCATCTCATTACTTGTacagaagatgaagaaagagagCAGCTTGCCAAGGAGATGTCAAAGGATTGGAGTTcaagtaattttatatttccttCCATACTTCCTTCACTGTTtacttttaaatacttttcaattgtttgttctattattttttatggttcttacaaaaattaatttcctgGTCGTTTGTAGTTTTTGAGCGTAGCATAAACACGTTATTTCTCACTGAAATGGTCCGGGGTTTGATGCTGACTCTTAAATACTTCTTTGAGAAAAAAGTCACTGTAAGTGTCTTCCAATCAACATTCTTTGGCACTAAGCTAAAATTCTTGTTGATCCTGATTTCTGATTACTGTACATGTATTATACAGATCAATTATCCATTCGAGAAAGGCCCCCTAAGCCCTCGTTTTCGAGGTGAGCATGCCCTCCGAAGATATGCAACTGGAGAAGAACGATGCATTGCATGTAAACTTTGTGAAGCTGTAAGAATCTGAATAGAATCTGaatctatatttttaacttttagtttATGTCATTTTTGTTCGGacaatataattttacaaCGAAATGTTGGAGAAGTCTGTATATTTCTTGCCATCAttgattttataatatatattgtctATTAACCATCCTCATAGTTGAATGTGAAAATAAATGCTGCTCCTTCTGGTCCTTCTGGGACTCCTACTgtgagagtcccacattggttggggaggagaacgaaataccctttataagggtgtggaaactttttactagcagatgcgtttaaagccttgaggggaaacccgaaagggagagcccaaagagggcaatatctgctagcggtggacttaggctgttacaccTACCTACTCTTAGACTGTAGCAGTAGAGCACTATAGCTTGGTAAAGCTTGGTTGATGTTTTACCGTCTCTTAATGCATTGAAGCGCACTTTCAGTCACTGTTATCCTCACAGTAGAGCACAATGTTATGAGTTCTCTAAAAGATGAAACTTTGAAAACTATTTGTGCTCATATTTCTCATCAGTGGTTTATTAGGTTGCATTACATCTGCAGAGTAGTTTTGCTCTGTATCCTCGTAACACTGTGGATAATAAGATTTTCACGTTTTAAATCTTATAAAGAACTTTGATAATGCTTGTAATATTTTGGGTTTTGATCTCTTAAGTACACATGGAGATAAATTAGCTACTTCGAAACGTGCTACATTTGTGCATAAGTTTGGCTGATTATTACTTCGAGTTGTGGCATTGAACTTGTGTCTGTCATTctgttttgattttcttgttagATTTGCCCTGCCCAAGCAATCACAATCGAAGCTGAGGAACGGGAAGATGGTAGCCGTAGGACCACAAGGTGATCACCTCCCCACGATCTCGTTATCGTCATATCTATGTCcctaaatattcttaattttcaggTATGACATTGACATGACCAAATGCATCTACTGTGGGTTCTGTCAAGAGGCAT
Protein-coding sequences here:
- the LOC111811173 gene encoding NADH dehydrogenase [ubiquinone] iron-sulfur protein 8, mitochondrial-like, giving the protein MAAILARKSLLALRVRQLAVSGQALQSSPFRDLRSSAHLYSTKREDEEREQLAKEMSKDWSSIFERSINTLFLTEMVRGLMLTLKYFFEKKVTINYPFEKGPLSPRFRGEHALRRYATGEERCIACKLCEAICPAQAITIEAEEREDGSRRTTRYDIDMTKCIYCGFCQEACPVDAIVEGPNFEFATETHEELLYDKEKLLENGDRWETEIAENLRSESLYR